The Paenibacillus yonginensis genome segment TGTTCCGGTATTTGTTCCGGAAGCTCTCCCCGCGGTTATCGCGGATCGCATTGATAAATTCGTTCGTAAACTTCTCGGAAGAGATATAGACGACTTTGCTGCTCGGCGAATGCTCCAGAATGTAGTGGCCGATCGCATGCATGAGATGCGTTTTGCCAAGTCCTACGCCGCCGTACAGAAATAAAGGATTGTAGGCCCGCGCGGGCGCTTCGGCTACAGCCAGGGAAGCGGCATGCGCAAAGCGGTTGCCTGAGCCGATAACGAACGTATCGAACGTATATTTCGGATTCAGCATGTTGGAGATCGGCTCTTCCGACACCACGACCTGCTGCACCTGCGGCTGAGGCGTGACTTGTTCGGCTTGTTTGTTCTCTTCAATTTCGAAGGTTACATCGACCTGTTTGCCCATGACTTCGTAAATTGTGGAAGCAACCAGCTTGGTGTACCGGCTCTCCAGCCACTCTACCGCAAAGGTGGTCGGCGCAGAAATCACGACGGAACGGTCGGTGATGGAAACGGGTTTGGTTGCTTTAAACCAGGTATCAAAGCTTGGTTTGCTCAGCTTGGTTTGGATAATAGATAGGATTTGCTGCCATAATTCAGAGGTATGGCTGTCCACAGACTGTCACTCCTTTATAACACTTACAATTGTGGCTTAAGCCATAAAACTGCTCCTTCACCGGAGCCGAAATCTTCGTTGGTTCCTGGGCCGAGAGGTCAAGACGTGGCGAAGATGGAGAGCGGAAACTGAAAAAACGAGTCGAAAAAACAGAAATAAAGGGGAAGTTTATCCCCAATAGTCGTGTTTATGAAATTAAGTGCGATGAGGATAAATTGAAATTGTTCACAATTTTATCCACAGGCTGTTGATAATCTTCGAGGGTTTAAAAGATATTCACACCGAAAAGCAATCTAATCATAGCAAAAGAAGGCTTATATTTCAATGAGTCGGCGGAATTTATCCACAAATTCAATAACTTGTGCATAAAAATCTTCCACACCACTACATATTGTTTATAATTTGTTCAGTTTTCGACATAAACCGAAAAATGCCAGCAAATCTTATGCACAATTTACGAAGAGCCTCCTCTTTTTGCAGATTTCAGTTATCCACTGCCGTTCACTGCCGCTTTCTGCTGTCGGTTTGTCATATGGGGCGAAAATACGCGTATAGTCCCTAAAAATTGGCCTAAAATTTTCCCGCTTCGCGGAAAAAAGGAAAGCCCGCAAGGCGTGCTTGTGCACGCCTTGCGGGCTTTCCAAAGATTAAAAACTATTAAAGATAGTTTAGCTGCAGATAGAAAGCTCTACAGACTTTACGTAGCTTACAGGGAGCCGTGCTTCCGCTGGAAATCGGCCAGATCGGCGTATTCATCCTCCAGCTTGCGGGAGAGGCGGATAAAGATCGGCAGCAGCTCTTTGTACAGGACGGCATGCCCCTTGTGAGGAACGTGCTGGTGCGTAGAGCCCACCATATCGGCTACAACGCGCAAGGAATCGACGCGTCCGGTCGCATACAAGCCGAGCACGACAGCGCCCAGGCAGGAGCTCTCGATGCTTTCAGGCACGGTTACAGGCTGATCGAAGATGTCAGCCATCATTTGACGCCATAGCTCGGAGCGGGCGAATCCGCCGGTGGCCATAATTTTTGTCGGTTGGCCAATTTGTTCCTCCATTGCCAGAAGCACGGTGTAAAGATTATAGATAACGCCCTCCAGGACGGCGCGGATCATATGCTCCTTCTGGTGGTGCAGGGTTAAGCCGAAGAAAGAGCCGCGGGCGTCCGGATTCCAGAGCGGAGCGCGCTCACCGGCCAAATAAGGGTGGAAGAGCAGACCTTCCGAACCAGGACGAACCCGTTCGGCAATTTTGGTCAGCACATCATAAGGGCTGATCCCGAGACGTTTGGCTGTTTCGACCTCGGAAGCGGCGAATTCATCCCGGGCCCAGCGGAAAATGACACCGCCGTTGTTGACAGGCCCGCCAATGACCCAAAGTTTGTCGGTCAGCGCATAACAAAAGATACGACCCTTAGGATCGATAACGGGGTGGTCCACAACGGTACGGATTGCGCCGCTGGTTCCAATCGTAACGGCGACTACGCCGGGGTCAATGGCATTGACGCCCAGGTTGGACAATACACCGTCTGTTGCTCCAACAATAAAGGAGGTGTCCGGCAGCAGCCCCATCTGTTCGGCATAAACAGGGGAGAGGCCTTTCATCTCATGGGTGGTCGGCACAGGTTTCGACAGGCGGTCAGCTGTGATGCCGGCTGTCTCCAGAGCGCCTTGGTCCCAATCCAGCTTCTCAAGCTCAAACAGGCCGGTGCAGGAGGCCATCGAATAATCGATCACATAGTCGCCGAACAATTTCAGAAATACATATTCCTTTATGGAAATAAATTTTGCGGCCTGAGCGAACATGTCCGGCTCTTCATGGCGCATCCAGAGAATTTTGGTGAGCGGAGACATCGGGTGGATCGGAGTGCCTGTTCTTAGAAAAATCTCATGCCCGCCCAGCTCGCGCTTGAGCTTGTCGGTCCAGCCGGCGCTGCGGTTGTCAGCCCAGGTCATGCCGCGCATCAGTGGACGGCCGGAGGCGTCCACCGGAATGACGCTGTGCATAGCGGAGCTGAAGGAAACAAATATCACCTGCTCCGGCGCTGCGCCGCTCTCCGTCATTACCCGGCGGATCGTTTCGATCACTGCCGACAGGATGTCTTCGGGATCCTGTTCGGCGATGTCGGCCGAGGGCGTATACAGCGGATATTCCACATGTGCCGTTGATAAAATAGAACCGTCCTGAAGAAACAGGACGGATTTGGTGCTGGTGGTGCCGATATCGACACCTATCATATATAAAGAATCTTTTTTAGCAATTAAAGAGGTCGAGTTCATGTTTAAAGCCTTCTTCCATTATTTTTACTGATGACAACTTGATTATAGAGTTAGAAAAGGCCGGACGGCCTTTAAACAAAGATGCTCAGAATAAGAATAAAGACAAGGGCGATTACGGACAGAAGCGTCTCCATCACGGTCCATGATTTGAGCGTCTGAGGCACGGACAGGTTGAAGAACTCCTTGATCATCCAGAAGCCGGCGTCATTGACATGGGACAGCACCAGTGAACCTGCTCCAGTCGCGAGGACGACCAGTTCGATGCTTGCGCCGGGTGTGGCGGCCAGAACGGGAGCGACAATGCCGGCAGCCGTGGTCATCGCTACGGTTGCGGAACCGGTTGCGACGCGGATCAAAGCAGCCACAAGCCATGCAAACAAAATAACATTAATATGGGCGTTTGTCGCCACATGGGCAATCGCTGTGCCTACACCGCTGTTAATAAGCACCTGCTTGAACGCGCCGCCGCCGCCGATAATCAGGATAATCGTTGCGGTAGGGGCCAGACATTCACTCGTAAATTTTGAAATTTGCTCTTTCGTGAACCCTCTTGCGAAGCCAAGCGTGAAATAAGCAAACACAACCGAAATCAACAGGGCGATAACCTCATGGCCGATAAATTCACAGAAGACGGTAAAGCCGCTTGTTGCATCGGGATCGGCGATATCGGCAATCGATCCGATCAGCATCAGGATGACGGGCATCAAAATCGTAAGCAAAGTGATGCCGAAGCCAGGCAAATTGGATATTTTTTTCTCGGAAAGCTGTTCAGCAAGTGAAGCCGGCGGCGCAGCCTGGATGCGTTTGCCGATGTATTTGCCGAACAAAGGCCCTGCAATAATGGCGGTTGGCAAACCGACAATCAAAGACAGCAGGATGGTTTTGCCCAGATTAGCCTGGTAAGCATCAATGGCGATCATAGGCGCCGGATGCGGCGGAACCAGACCGTGTACGGTAGACAAGCCGGCCAAAATAGGAATCCCGATTTGCAGCAGGGACATTTTGGTTTTGCGGGCAACGGTAAAGACGATAGGAATCAACAGGATAACGCCGACTTCAAAAAAGACCGGGATGCCGACGATAAAACCAACGATCATCATCGCCCAGTGGACTTTCTTCTCGCCAAACCGGTCGATCAGTGTAGTGGCAATACGCTCCGCGCCGCCGGATTCGGCCATCATTTTACCAAGAATAGTACCGAGGCCGATAACGATCGCTATGGTTCCCAGCGTGCCGCCGAGACCGCTTGTCACGGAGGTAATCACATCGGCCGCTTTCATGCCGGACACCAGTCCAAGCAGCAGGGCGGAGATGAGCAGGGTTACAAATGGATTCCATTTGAATTTGGAGATCATGATGATCAGGAACGCGATCGCGAGAACCGTCCAGACCAGCAAAGTGGTATCGTGGCTTAAGCCAAATAAAGATTGCATGATTGGTACCCCCATGGAAAATATATATAACGCTTACAATTAACCGTGTTTCGGTTATTCTCCCACATTCAGCGAGAATTATGAGATCAATCAGTATACTTGTATACAATTTAGAGCGCAGAGACGCCGGGGGTGGTTTGCCCAACGTTTCTTTGGTGGATTCAAGAAGAAGGAGGAAGGCTTCGGCGCAGCGTATTGCGCGAATCGGCAAAATATTCTTCCACTTCCCGCTGAATCCGCGCTGGATCTTTCGATTTCAGACCGTTAATCAATTTACGGTGTTTGTTTATTACTCGGGAAATATTGTCTTCCCCACGGGAAAAAACTTCTTCAGTTGTAATAAGCATTACCGTCATGACGACGTGGCGGATGCTGTTCCAGAGATGAAAGATCCGGGTATGATCAGCTTCGCGAATGATCGTCTCGTGAAAAGTAAGATCCTGAAAAGCAAATTCCACGATATCCTCGTGTTTGGCAGCCAGCTCCATTCGGTCAATGACCCTATTCAGCCGTTCAATGAGAGTATCTGTAGGATTGTCCGCAAGCCGCTGCTGGGCAAAGCTTTCAATTAAGTATCGGACGTCATAAAGTTCGTCCCGGTCTTTAGGCTGGAGGCCGATGACGGCGGCGCCCATACGTTCAAGCCGGATCAAGCCTTCCGCCGACAAGGTCCGCATGGCTTCCCGAACCGGGGAGCGACTGGTTCCAAAATCAGCTGCAATTCGGTTCTCCGAAAGGACCTCGCCTGGTTTGATGGTGCCGTTGATGATCTGCAGTCTCAGTTCGCTGGCAACAGCCTCGCCGAGAGAGGTTCCCTGCAGCCATTCAGCAGGATAACGCATGTCTTTCTCTCCATTCCGTTCAATATATGTAGTGAAAAGTTCACCATTGATCATAACATGAATGGAGGCGTATCCATAATAAATACATTGCCGATAACGGCAGAGGATACAAGAAAAAGCCTCTGTTTATCTCAAACAAACATCATCTCCTTTTACTGTATACTTGTATACAATATTTAAAATCTAAGCTATATTCTACTCCTTGCCAACTAGCCTGTAAAGTTGAATTGTAAGCGCATTATATTTGATGCAGGAAGTAGAGGCTTGAGGAAGGACAGAAAGGGATACCCTGAGAATACCCGGAATCAAAGAACAAGAAACCGAGTTAAATCAATTATCCACATGTGGATAATTGATAATTGGCACCAAAGAGATCTATTTCTGTGGATATTGATCTGCGGGTCAAAGGCAGGTTTAAGTTGACTTTGGGCCTGATTCGTGCTTAAATGGTAAAAGGCTTTTTCTGCGAAGAGATATAAGCGGAGAAAATACGAATTAGCATAAGGATATCCTGTGAGGGGGTGCAAATAGATGAAACCTACTTTCAAACCGAACGTGAGCAAACGCAAAAAGGTTCATGGTTTCCGTAAAAGAATGAGCACAAAAAACGGCCGCAAGGTGTTGGCTGCTCGTCGTCTTAAAGGCAGAAAAGTTCTTAGTGCGTAATGCGTACGTAAAGACCACTACGGTGGTCTTTTTTTCCATTAAAGCTTTTAAGCGTTTACGTCTAGTTTACGTCTATAAGTAATCCGGGGTCCCCGCAAAGTACCTGATTGGGCTTCGGTGCTTGGCCCCACTTTGTGGGGTTATTTTGCGTAAATAAGTATCGGCCGGGTTTCCGGATTGTCAATTACGTTTGAGGGTTACAATGCCGTGAAATCCGGAGATAATGAAGACACAGGAGCAGCAAATCCTTTGTCTTCCTTATAGATCGCAACAAACAGCAAGGAGTAAAGCCGTGCATAAAAAGCTGCGTTTACGCAACAGGGCCGATTTCGGCCGGGTATATCGGAATGGAAAGTCTTTTGCCAACCGTCAGCTAGTCGTGTATTGGTCCCGCAGACCCGAGGTCGAGCAGTTTCGGCTTGGGATATCGGTAAGCAAAAAGATCGGCAACGCCGTAGTTCGCAACCGGATGCGAAGACTAATCAAAGAAATTGTTCGTTTAAACCAGGACAAGCTGATCAGCCAGGTCGATATTATTTTTATCGTCCGTAAAGGGGCTACGGAAATGGGTTATGCCGAGCTGGAGAAAAGCGTGCTGCACGCCTTCCGGAAAGCGGGTTTGCTCAAGGCCACCAAATGAGGCGGGCTTGTTTTCTTTGCGTACCTGAATATGGTATGATTTATCTTGATGGAAGTGGCTAAGAGAGGGGTTATGAAGTGTCTTTACTGAAGACTAAAAAGAGCAGATGGATTCTGCTTGTTCTGGCTATCGGATTGATTGCTGTGCTCGCAGGCTGCGGGAACACGGCGGCATCACAAACAACAACAGAAGACCTGAGGAACGGTAACTTCTGGAATGCAAATGTAGTCTATTGGTTCTCGCTCACTTTGGACAGCTTTGCCAACTGGTTTGGAGGCGAATACGGCCTTGCCATCCTGGTGATGGTGATCATCGTCCGGACGATTATTCTGCCGCTGACGCTTAAGCAGGTTAGAAGCTCGAAAGCGATGCAAGCCTTGCAGCCTGAGCTCAATAAGCTTAAAGAGAAGTACAAGGATAATCCGCAGCAGCAGCAGCAGGAAACGATGAAGCTTTTCCAGGAGCATAAAGTAAATCCTATGGCAGGGTGTTTCCCGCTGATTATTCAAATGCCGGTATTTATCGCGCTCTATAATTCGATTATTCATAACTCGGCGATCAGTCAGCATTCTTTCTTGTGGCTGGAGCTGGGTAAACCGGATCATCTCTTTATTCTGCCTTTGCTGGCCGCGGCAACGACGTTCATTCAAACGAAAATGATGTCCAGCATGAATCCGTCCAGTGTAGCGGGACCTATGCAGTTTATGATGTTTATATATCCGGTTCTGATTTTCTTTATGGCTTACAATTTCCCATCCGCTTTGCCTTTGTATTGGTTCTACAGCAACCTGTACACGATTATTCAGAATTATATCTTGTACCGGAAGCCGGCAGCTGCCGTTGCCTCTGTTGCGGCGGATACGACGCCAAGCAAGGGAAGTTCGAAGAAAGGCGGCTCCAACTTAAAAGCCGGTACTCCGAACCGGAGCGCCAAGGAGGCTAAAAAGTCCAAATGAACAAGGTCGTGACGTCGGGAAAGACCATTGAAGATGCTGTGAAACAAGGATTGGCCATGCTCGGGGTAACCGAGGACCAAGTAGCCGTAACTGTATTGGAGCAGCCATCAAGAGGTTTTCTGGGTCTGATCGGAGTCAAACCCGCGAAGGTGGCTGTGTCGCTGCTGAACGAAGAACATCCGGAATCAGAACCCCCGAGAAAGGAAACATCGGCTGAGTCTGTGCTGTCTGAATCGTCAACCGTTCAGGAAGCCGTGGGACAAGACCGTGATCCTTACGAGGCGGCGGCGTCATTTCTGCGTGAAGTTGGCGAAAGTATGGGGCTTGAGATTGAAGTTGAAATCAGGAAACACCGTGACGGGATGCTGCTGGCGATATCCGGCAGCAATCTCGGTTTGCTGATCGGGCGCAGAGGGCAAACGCTTGATGCGCTGCAGTATTTGGCCAACATTGTGGCCAACCGCTATTCTTCTAATTTTGTACGTCTGATTGTAGATGCCGAGAATTTCCGCCAGCGCCGCAAGAAGACGCTGGAGGAGCTCGCAGAACGTCTAGCCGAGCGGGTCGTGCGGACAGGCAAGGAGGTTGTTCTTGAACCTATGCCTTCCCAGGAACGCAAGGCCATTCATGCCAAGCTGCAAAATCATCCTGAGGTAAAGACACTCAGCAAAGGCGATGAACCGAATCGCCGGGTAGTCATAACACCTAGATATAAATAAATAAACCGTTCAAATCCAATGACGTGAGGCTCCGGCTAACGTCATTGTTTTTTAATCTTCATAGCTGAAATGATCCTTCCCGGGTCCCTGCAAAGTCTTTGGATATATGCCTCACGGAGGCTGGCTTTGTGGGGGCGTTTTGCATTCCTGTGAAGGATCGGCGGCTTGCTATTCCACAATTCAATGAAATGGGGCATTCGCAAAATGTTGAGTGATACAATCGCCGCGATTTCAACCGCCGTAGGCGAAGGCGGGATTGCGGTTATCCGGGTCAGCGGACCCGATGCCGTTCCCGAGGTTGCCAAACTGCTGCGGTCGCGGGTGAATTTGACGGAAGCTGAAACGCATACGGTTCATTACGGTTTTATTATAGATCCCCAGACAGGGGAGAAAACGGAAGAAGTGCTCGTAACGGTGATGCGGGCGCCGCGTTCCTTTACGATGGAAGATGTGGTGGAGATCAGCACACACGGCGGAGTTATCTCCGTCAAACGGGTGATGGATTTGCTGCTGCAGCAGCCAAATATCCGGTTGGCCGAGCCTGGCGAGTTCACCAAGCGGGCTTTCTTGAACGGGCGGATCGACTTGTCGCAGGCCGAGGCGGTTATTGATTTGATTCGATCCAAATCCGATCGGGCTTTCTCCATGGCTTTGAAGCAGGTAGAGGGACATCTTTCCCGGGAAATAAAAGACATGCGGTATACGCTGGTGGAGACGTTAGCCCATATTGAGGTGAACATTGATTATCCGGAACATGATGTAGAGTCGATGACCAGTGAATTTATTAAGGAACGCTGCAATAAAGTCATTGCCCAGATCGACCGGCTGCTGAAGACGGCCAATGAAGGGAAGATTCTGAGGGAAGGGATTACGACGGCGATTGTCGGGCGTCCGAATGTCGGCAAATCGTCTTTGATGAATGCGTTAACCCGTGAAAACAAAGCGATCGTCACCGATATCCCGGGAACAACCCGAGATGTGATCGAGGAGTTTGTGACGATCAACAATATTCCGCTGAAGCTGCTCGATACGGCAGGCATCCGTGAAACGCTGGACGTTGTTGAGAAGATCGGTGTGGAGCGCTCGAAAGCGGCGGTGGAGGAAGCGGACCTGATTCTGCTTGTGCTGAACGGCGCGGAGCCGCTGCATGAGGATGAGCTCGCTTTAATAGAAGGAATCCGTCAGCGTCAGGTGCTGGTTCTGATCAACAAGACGGATCTGCCGCAGCAGCTCGATCGCAGCAAGCTGCACGAATTCTTCGAAGAGGGACAAATCGTAGAGCTGTCGGTCAAGACGAGGGAGGGACTGGAGCGGCTTGAGGACGCGATCAGCGGGTTATTTTTCGGCGGGAAGCTGGAGTCCGGAGATTTGACTTATGTCAGCAATGTGAGACATATCGCGCTGCTGAAGAAGGCTAAACAGTCGCTGCGTGACGCTTATGAGGCATCGGACAGCGGGATACCGATCGACATTATGCAGATTGATGTACGGCTGGCCTGGGAGCAGCTGGGCGAAGTGATCGGCGATTCGGCGCCGGATGCGCTGCTGGATCAAATTTTCTCGCAATTTTGCCTCGGGAAATAACTGAAAATTGCAGGAAATACGTTTACCGGACGGTTCTTCATGGTATCATGGTAGAGTCGTAAAAATTTTAAACGTCTTGTCTGAACAGGACAGCTAATGCGCTGGCTGCCGGGCAATCTTTTTAGCAAGCATGCAGGAGAGAGTCTTCTGCCTTTATAGATGTTAGATAACGAAAATTAGAGGAGGTACAGTTATGGGCTACACAGCAGGAAACTACGACGTCATTGTTGTCGGCGCCGGCCATGCCGGCGTTGAAGCGGCGCTTGCTTCGGCACGTATGGGCTGCAGCACGCTGATGGTGACGATTAACCTGGATATGATTGCATTTATGCCTTGCAACCCGTCAATTGGCGGACCGGCCAAAGGTCATGTCGTGCGCGAAATTGATGCGCTTGGCGGGGAGATGGGACGCAATATCGATAAAACGTTTATTCAAATGCGGATGCTGAACACGGGGAAAGGGCCGGCCGTTCACGCTTTGCGTGCGCAAGCCGACAAGTTCCTGTACCAGCAAACGATGAAAGAAACGATGGAGAAGGAACCGAACCTGACGATGCGTCAAGGAATGGTGGAGAAGCTGATTGTGGAGAACGGCGAATGTGTAGGCGTCATTACGAAGACGGGCGCCGAATACCGCGCCAAATCGGTGGTTCTCACGACGGGAACTTATCTGCGCGGCAAAATCATTATGGGCGAACTGATGTACGAAAGCGGCCCCAACAATCAACAGCCATCCGTCGGCCTTGCCCTTCATTTGAAGGAGCTTGGTTTTGATCTGGTTCGTTTTAAAACGGGTACGCCGCCGCGCGTCCACAAGGATACGATTGATTTCTCCCAAACGGAAATTCAGCCTGGCGACGAGAAGCCGAAATTCTTTTCCTATGAAACGAAAAGTTCGGACAACGAACAATTGCCTTGCTGGCTGACTTACACTTCGATCGAAACGCATGAAATTATCAATGAGAACCTGCATCGTGCGCCTATGTTCTCGGGAGTTATCGAAGGAACGGGGCCGCGTTACTGCCCGTCGATTGAAGACAAAATTGTGCGGTTTAGCGACAAACCGAAACATCAGATTTTCTTGGAGCCGGAAGGCAAAAACACATCGGAGTATTACGTACAAGGTTTGTCAACAAGTATGCCAGAGGATGTACAGCTTCGCATTCTTCGTTCCATTCCGGGGCTGCAAAAGGTTGAAATGATGCGTACGGGTTACGCCATTGAATACGATGCGATGGTGCCGACCCAATTGTGGCCATCCCTGGAAACGAAACGGCTGCCGGGCTTGTTCACGGCTGGACAAATCAACGGAACCTCTGGTTATGAAGAAGCGGCGGGTCAAGGCATTATGGCCGGCATTAATGCGGCCCGCAAAGTTCAAGGCAAAGATCCGGTAGTGTTAAATCGTTCCGAAGGATATATCGGCGTGTTGATTGACGATCTGGTAACGAAAGGGACTAACGAACCTTACCGTCTGCTGACCTCGCGTGCGGAATACCGTTTGCTGCTCCGTCATGACAATGCGGACCTGCGTTTGACGCCAATCGGCCATGAGATCGGGTTGATCTCCGAGGAACGGTATAACCAATTTTTGAATAAAAAAGCTAAGGTAGAAGCGGAAATTGAACGTCTTCGTGTTACTAAAGTGAAACCCTCTGAAGTCAACCCGCTGCTGGAAGGCATCGGATCGGCTCCAATTCAGGATGGCAGCAATCTGCTGAACATTTTGCGCCGTCCAGAGGTTACCTATGACTTGGTTCATAGCCTTAATCCTTCTGACGTTGAACTGGATGAAGAAATGAAGGAACAGGTTGAAATTCAAGTGAAATATGCCGGTTACATCGAGAAGCAGCTCGTCCATGTGGAACGTCTGCAGAAGATGGAGAAGAAAAAAATTCCGGAGCAAATTGAATACGAAGAGATTCAAGGCCTAGCGATCGAAGCTCGTCAAAAGCTGGCCAAAATCCGTCCGATCTCAATCGGCCAGGCTTCACGGATTTCCGGTGTAACACCTGCTGATATTTCGATTCTGCTCGTTTATTTGGAGCATTTCAACCGGGTAACGGCAGCGACTGCATCGAGAGAGGGGTAAGTGCCGGAGATGGATCAAGTCCAAGCCCAGTTCACCGGCTTGCTGGAAGAGAAGGGCATTACGCTGAACGAAGAACAGCTTGATCAGTTTGAAGCGTATTACCGCGAGCTGGTCAGCTGGAACGAGAAGATGAATTTGACCGGGATTACGGAACGTGAAGAGGTGTATATCAAACATTTTTACGACTCGTTGTCTCTGGCTTTCTATGTAGATATGAACAAAGTCGGTTCTCTGGCCGATATCGGTTCGGGGGCCGGCTTTCCGGGCCTTCCGCTAAAGATTGTTTTCCCTCATTTGCAGCTGACGATCGTCGATTCTTTGAACAAAAGGATTACATTCCTGCAGCATGTCGCCGATGAACTGAAGCTGAAGCAGGTCAAGCTGGTGCATGGACGCGCCGAAGATATTGCCCGCCAGCCCGGCTTCCGTGACAGCTATGATCTTGTCACTGCTCGCGCGGTGGCGCGGATGGCCGTGCTGAATGAATTTTGCCTGCCTTTCGTGAAGGTTGGGGGCATGTTCGCGGCGATGAAAGGGACGGATCCAAACGAAGAAGTGAAGGAAGCGGGACGCAGCTTTAAGGAACTTAAAGGCAAGGTTAAACAATCTTTCCAATTCGAACTGCCCGTATCCGACTCAAGCCGGCATATCATCCTGGTAGATAAAGTGCAGGCTACACCTGGAAAATATCCACGCAAAGCGGGGACGCCGCTCAAGGCACCGCTGGTGTAAAGGAACAAGAGAAAGACACGTTCGTGTTACGCGGGGTGGGATGGAGCTATGGGGTTAGCGAATTGCAGATGCGAATTCAGATGATGATTTATAAAAGGGGGCCCTCGGGCGCCTTTTTTTGTGGGAATTCCACAGGCAAAGGCTGTTGAAGACTCTGAATAAAATGAATTTTTAGGGTTGTGTGAATAGGAGGGAACCAGTGCGGGCGGGGCCTAGGCTAACTCAGGAGAGCTAAGAAAAGGCAAGGGACACGGAATTCTTTTTGACAATCACCTAATTAGTTCCACTATGTGGGAATATTTCCTTTTGTTCCACGTGAAACATTAGGAATGTAAAATTCAAAATACGTGATGGAATAGAATAGGATTATAGAGAAAAAAGTGGTAGAATAGAGGTATCCCGTAACCACTTTTCTTGCGTCTTTAAGAGATGCTTTTTTACATATGGAGAAAAGAACGGGTCTCATTGATGTCCCGACATACGTCGTAAAGGTGTTTTAGGGAAATCATAAAGGACAACCTTTATGAAACTATGAAACTAGGTGGTAATCTGCGGAATGAAAGAACAATTTTCTAAATTGTTTGGTTTGACTGAGCGAAGCGCTGGGGATGAGGTTAAGCAAATTCCGGTTGATGAGATTGTTGGAAGTCCTTATCAGCCACGTACCATTTTTGACGATGAGAAGATCGAGGAATTGTGCCAGACGATCAAAACTCATGGTGTCATCCAACCTATTGTGGTTCGCTTTCGCAACAATACGTATGAAA includes the following:
- the mnmE gene encoding tRNA uridine-5-carboxymethylaminomethyl(34) synthesis GTPase MnmE, with the protein product MLSDTIAAISTAVGEGGIAVIRVSGPDAVPEVAKLLRSRVNLTEAETHTVHYGFIIDPQTGEKTEEVLVTVMRAPRSFTMEDVVEISTHGGVISVKRVMDLLLQQPNIRLAEPGEFTKRAFLNGRIDLSQAEAVIDLIRSKSDRAFSMALKQVEGHLSREIKDMRYTLVETLAHIEVNIDYPEHDVESMTSEFIKERCNKVIAQIDRLLKTANEGKILREGITTAIVGRPNVGKSSLMNALTRENKAIVTDIPGTTRDVIEEFVTINNIPLKLLDTAGIRETLDVVEKIGVERSKAAVEEADLILLVLNGAEPLHEDELALIEGIRQRQVLVLINKTDLPQQLDRSKLHEFFEEGQIVELSVKTREGLERLEDAISGLFFGGKLESGDLTYVSNVRHIALLKKAKQSLRDAYEASDSGIPIDIMQIDVRLAWEQLGEVIGDSAPDALLDQIFSQFCLGK
- the mnmG gene encoding tRNA uridine-5-carboxymethylaminomethyl(34) synthesis enzyme MnmG; its protein translation is MGYTAGNYDVIVVGAGHAGVEAALASARMGCSTLMVTINLDMIAFMPCNPSIGGPAKGHVVREIDALGGEMGRNIDKTFIQMRMLNTGKGPAVHALRAQADKFLYQQTMKETMEKEPNLTMRQGMVEKLIVENGECVGVITKTGAEYRAKSVVLTTGTYLRGKIIMGELMYESGPNNQQPSVGLALHLKELGFDLVRFKTGTPPRVHKDTIDFSQTEIQPGDEKPKFFSYETKSSDNEQLPCWLTYTSIETHEIINENLHRAPMFSGVIEGTGPRYCPSIEDKIVRFSDKPKHQIFLEPEGKNTSEYYVQGLSTSMPEDVQLRILRSIPGLQKVEMMRTGYAIEYDAMVPTQLWPSLETKRLPGLFTAGQINGTSGYEEAAGQGIMAGINAARKVQGKDPVVLNRSEGYIGVLIDDLVTKGTNEPYRLLTSRAEYRLLLRHDNADLRLTPIGHEIGLISEERYNQFLNKKAKVEAEIERLRVTKVKPSEVNPLLEGIGSAPIQDGSNLLNILRRPEVTYDLVHSLNPSDVELDEEMKEQVEIQVKYAGYIEKQLVHVERLQKMEKKKIPEQIEYEEIQGLAIEARQKLAKIRPISIGQASRISGVTPADISILLVYLEHFNRVTAATASREG
- the rsmG gene encoding 16S rRNA (guanine(527)-N(7))-methyltransferase RsmG, whose product is MDQVQAQFTGLLEEKGITLNEEQLDQFEAYYRELVSWNEKMNLTGITEREEVYIKHFYDSLSLAFYVDMNKVGSLADIGSGAGFPGLPLKIVFPHLQLTIVDSLNKRITFLQHVADELKLKQVKLVHGRAEDIARQPGFRDSYDLVTARAVARMAVLNEFCLPFVKVGGMFAAMKGTDPNEEVKEAGRSFKELKGKVKQSFQFELPVSDSSRHIILVDKVQATPGKYPRKAGTPLKAPLV